From the Kribbella sp. CA-293567 genome, the window AGGGCGACGGCCCGAGGCGGGGTAGCGTCCCCTGGACCGATGGAGCCAATCGTGTCCCGTTTCCGTATCCGTCATCTGGTGGCAGTCGCCACGGCCGCCGCCCTCGCGACCGCTACCCTCGCCGCACTCTCCACCGACAACGCCGCCAGCGCGGCGACGACCCTGCCCCCGACCCATGCCAAGTTCGACTACCAGATCGGTGGCGCCTACACGCCGCCCGCCGGAGTCCAGGTCGTCACTCGCGACCGGACCGTCGCACCCGCGGCCGGCCTCTACAACATCTGTTACGTGAACGCCTTCCAGGTCCAGCCGGGCGAGCAGAGCCAGTGGCCGTCCGACCTGCTGCTGCGCGATGCCCAGGGCAACCTGGTCATCGACGAGGATTGGGGCGAGGCGCTGCTCGACATCCGCGGCGCCAAGGCCGCTCGCGTCGCCGCCAAGGTCAACGGCTGGATCGACGGCTGCGCGGCCAAGGGCTACAAGGCGATCGAGCCGGACAACTACGACAGCTACCTGCGCTCGAGAAACCTGATCAGCACCAGTCAGGCCAGGGCCTACCTGAAGTTGCTGGCCGACCACTCGCACTCGAGGAACCTGGCGATCGCCCAGAAGAACACCGTCGAACTGTCGCAGTACCGCGCCAGCATCGGTCTGGACTTCGCCGTCGCCGAGGAGTGCGGCCAGTACGACGAGTGCGGCGACTATGTCGCTGCCTTCGGCAACAACGTGATCGTGATCGAGTACACGAACTCCGGCCGGCAGAAGGCCTGCAGCGGGTTCGGCAGCCGGCTCAGCATCGTGCAGCGCGACGTGGACGTCTCCACGCCGGGCACCAGCGGGTACGTCCGCAAGACCTGCTGACCTGCTGACCTGTTCTTCCTCTCCTGCCAAGTCTTTGGGGTAAACCATGTCTTCACCAACCCGTCGTGACCTCCTTCGCGCCGCTGCCGTGCTGGCCGCCGCCGGCACTCTCGGTGCCTGCGGCAAGCCCGAGCAGGAGGAAGCCGGTGGCCTCGTCACCGTCGACCTCTGGCACGGCCAGACCGACACGGCCAAGAAGGCGCTCGACGCCTTGATCAAACAGTTCAACGACACCCACCCGTTGATCAAGGTCGTCGGCGGTGGCGGCGGGGTGACCGCGGACAGCATGCTGCAGAAGGTCACCGCGGGGCTGGCGGCGGGGTCCTACCCGGATATCGCGTACATCTTCGGGTCGGACCTCGCCAGCATGACCCGCAGCCCCAAGGTGGCCGATCTGTCGGCCGCGATGGATCTCGAGGACTGCTGGCCGGCCGCGCGCGAAGCGGTCACCGTGAAGGGCAAGGTGCGGGCAGCGCCCGCGCTGCTCGACTCCCTTTGCGTTGTCTACAACAAGAAACTCTTCGCCGCGGCCGGTCTGCCGGAGCCGAAGGCCGGCTGGACCTGGGACGACTTCACCAGCACCGCGCAGAAACTGAACAACCCGGCCAAGGGTGTCTTCGGCACCGGCTGGCCGGGGGTCGGTGACGAGGACACGGTCTGGCGGCTCTGGCCGATGATCTGGGACCTCGGCGGCAACGTGGTCAGCGAGGACGGCAAGTCCGTGGCCTTCGACAAGGTCGGCGAGCAGGTCCTCGGCACGCTCGACCGGTTGCGCTCCGACAAGTCGCTGTACGTCGATCCCAAACCCGGTGGTGAGCAGCTCTACCAGGTGTTCCTCGGCGGCCGGATGGGAATGGTTGCCACCGGCCCCTGGCAGTTGCCCGACGTGATCGACAAGGGCATCGACTACGGGGTCGTCCCGCTGCCGTCGTACTCGGGCAAGCCGATCACCATCTCGGGGCCGGACACCTGGACCGTGTTCGACAACGGCAAGGCGCGGG encodes:
- a CDS encoding ABC transporter substrate-binding protein, producing the protein MSSPTRRDLLRAAAVLAAAGTLGACGKPEQEEAGGLVTVDLWHGQTDTAKKALDALIKQFNDTHPLIKVVGGGGGVTADSMLQKVTAGLAAGSYPDIAYIFGSDLASMTRSPKVADLSAAMDLEDCWPAAREAVTVKGKVRAAPALLDSLCVVYNKKLFAAAGLPEPKAGWTWDDFTSTAQKLNNPAKGVFGTGWPGVGDEDTVWRLWPMIWDLGGNVVSEDGKSVAFDKVGEQVLGTLDRLRSDKSLYVDPKPGGEQLYQVFLGGRMGMVATGPWQLPDVIDKGIDYGVVPLPSYSGKPITISGPDTWTVFDNGKARVKAAAEFVKWLNDPQQDVRWDIQAGSLPVSTTTAALPEWKKHAAGTKGLQVFVDALETAKVRPTITQYPQISQQLGLATVAVLLGRKSPSDALSECVKQCNALLAVPS
- a CDS encoding endo alpha-1,4 polygalactosaminidase, producing MSRFRIRHLVAVATAAALATATLAALSTDNAASAATTLPPTHAKFDYQIGGAYTPPAGVQVVTRDRTVAPAAGLYNICYVNAFQVQPGEQSQWPSDLLLRDAQGNLVIDEDWGEALLDIRGAKAARVAAKVNGWIDGCAAKGYKAIEPDNYDSYLRSRNLISTSQARAYLKLLADHSHSRNLAIAQKNTVELSQYRASIGLDFAVAEECGQYDECGDYVAAFGNNVIVIEYTNSGRQKACSGFGSRLSIVQRDVDVSTPGTSGYVRKTC